Proteins encoded in a region of the Campylobacter geochelonis genome:
- a CDS encoding TonB-dependent receptor domain-containing protein produces the protein MKVTKLTLFLLVLLTSLSADEVKFDTLEISGKKLKNDELPYITPGAVSSRNDILTATQSIDSIIRSIPGAYTQVDQSQGTVSVNIRSMTGLGRVNTMVDGVTQTFFGTSTDSKGFHFAGNLATSAFGAMIDPNFLTGVDVERGTFSGGHGGLMGSANFRTIGVDDVISNGNNFGFLGKYSYGSNRIGPSYMGSVASKFSTENGGSYGVLFGYSGKKTRQDYKTGNGTRINETAGSVAFMGKKQLTQSPKSWLFKFEAMPDEANKATLTYRKYSTYLANRDMDSDTYQLDYRFNPDNNFIDINLLAAYNLIEQVYDKDASIGWGKFDKGMKLQNKATTFDLSNTMKFSLLDVDLTTAFGVNYLSNKYDRITDDADYNRLYTGYSVPKGKQTSKTYYLNNTFDYGIFSLGANFALLDWEVSGIKGPCAKSNPYCPQKTAGNFSKSEDSLNYSFILSANIDELFSPFASYTKATRGLNVQEMFHSGSVYDDINTLLKPETAKTWQVGFNSFKHGLINQDDVFGFKLTYFNTRIKDFIYDQTYIFQNPDPTLFALRMNDKAKLSGIEMELKYDMGVFYTNLSYTHQKAKYKQSDSMILDWGAGPSSGYTQFSLLPKDSATLDIGTRLLDKKLTLGSLIKYTGKATRVNPTVKFTKQQNGKFKKDTIAQDIPKIPTIVDLYAMYSPLKGLDIKFEVQNVANKNYMDALYTYNSSSVTDVLNNDITLFNNAARGRSYLVSFSYRY, from the coding sequence ATGAAAGTAACTAAGTTAACGCTTTTTTTACTTGTTCTACTAACCTCTTTGAGTGCAGATGAAGTTAAATTTGACACTCTTGAAATATCTGGCAAAAAGCTAAAAAACGATGAGTTGCCCTACATCACGCCAGGCGCAGTTAGCTCGCGAAATGATATCTTAACAGCAACGCAAAGTATCGATTCGATTATAAGAAGCATTCCAGGGGCTTACACTCAAGTCGATCAGTCACAAGGAACAGTCTCGGTTAACATACGCTCGATGACAGGACTTGGCAGGGTAAATACAATGGTCGATGGCGTTACACAAACGTTTTTTGGCACAAGCACCGACAGCAAAGGCTTTCACTTTGCTGGGAATTTAGCAACTTCGGCTTTTGGTGCGATGATAGATCCAAATTTTTTAACTGGTGTTGATGTTGAGCGTGGAACTTTTAGTGGTGGTCATGGTGGGCTTATGGGAAGTGCAAATTTTAGAACCATAGGCGTTGATGATGTGATAAGTAATGGGAATAACTTTGGCTTTTTAGGAAAATACTCCTATGGTTCAAACCGTATAGGGCCAAGCTATATGGGAAGTGTGGCAAGTAAATTTAGCACTGAAAATGGTGGTAGTTATGGCGTTTTGTTTGGTTATAGTGGTAAAAAAACAAGACAAGATTACAAAACTGGAAATGGCACAAGGATAAACGAAACTGCTGGCTCGGTTGCTTTTATGGGTAAAAAACAGCTAACCCAAAGCCCAAAAAGTTGGCTTTTTAAATTTGAAGCGATGCCAGATGAAGCAAACAAAGCCACGCTAACTTACCGCAAATACAGCACTTACCTTGCAAACAGAGATATGGATAGCGATACTTATCAGCTTGATTATCGTTTTAATCCTGATAACAACTTTATTGATATAAATTTACTAGCTGCATACAACCTCATCGAGCAGGTCTATGATAAAGATGCTAGTATCGGCTGGGGCAAATTTGATAAAGGCATGAAACTTCAAAACAAAGCGACCACTTTTGACTTAAGCAATACGATGAAATTTAGCCTATTAGATGTCGATTTAACAACTGCTTTTGGGGTAAATTATCTATCAAACAAATACGATAGAATCACCGATGATGCTGATTATAACAGGCTTTATACTGGATATAGCGTTCCAAAAGGCAAACAAACTAGCAAAACGTATTATTTAAATAACACTTTTGATTATGGTATATTTTCTTTGGGTGCGAATTTTGCCCTTTTAGATTGGGAAGTTAGCGGTATAAAAGGACCTTGCGCAAAGTCAAATCCATACTGCCCACAAAAAACTGCTGGTAACTTTAGCAAAAGCGAAGATAGTCTAAACTACTCTTTTATACTGTCGGCTAACATAGATGAGCTATTTAGCCCATTTGCAAGTTATACAAAGGCTACAAGGGGCTTAAACGTTCAAGAGATGTTTCACTCTGGCTCAGTTTATGATGATATAAACACGCTTTTAAAACCAGAAACCGCTAAAACTTGGCAAGTCGGTTTTAACAGTTTTAAACACGGATTGATTAATCAAGATGATGTTTTTGGCTTTAAACTTACCTACTTTAACACAAGGATAAAAGACTTTATATATGATCAAACTTATATATTTCAAAATCCAGATCCAACGCTTTTTGCGCTTAGAATGAACGATAAAGCAAAGCTTAGTGGTATTGAAATGGAGTTAAAGTATGATATGGGCGTGTTTTATACAAACCTTTCATATACTCATCAAAAAGCAAAATACAAACAATCAGATAGTATGATACTAGACTGGGGCGCTGGTCCTAGTAGCGGATATACGCAGTTTAGCCTCTTGCCAAAGGACTCTGCAACCCTTGATATAGGAACAAGACTGCTTGATAAAAAGCTAACCTTAGGTTCGCTTATCAAATACACCGGAAAAGCAACAAGGGTAAATCCAACAGTTAAATTTACAAAACAACAAAATGGAAAATTTAAAAAAGACACCATCGCGCAAGATATCCCAAAAATTCCAACTATAGTTGATTTATATGCGATGTATTCGCCATTGAAGGGATTAGATATTAAATTTGAAGTACAAAATGTAGCCAACAAAAACTACATGGACGCGCTTTATACTTACAACTCATCATCAGTAACCGATGTTTTAAACAACGATATAACGCTTTTTAACAATGCAGCTAGAGGCAGAAGTTACTTAGTTAGCTTTTCATATAGATATTAA
- a CDS encoding ChaN family lipoprotein → MKKFITLLFLLIFTGCAINEPLRNRTLNDEKIAIIDTKTNKSIPYSTFIDKIQKHNIILLGEYHEIPNHMAMEVRIFKSLNELQNLDVVFEMLSSDKQAKINEAKAKQILPNELKNAIDWDEKWDYRNYGELVESVFYSNSNLIAGNLSKDEINTIFNGALPIYGKFSTTDEIKKALKTFVATSHKLENDEKNSALLDKFIQVQLYKDRRMADKLVHSKTKSLLIAGQIHASKTVGVYNHILDFDLKKSVVSVMLGDEKSFDLLNAQDAIKAFCDYYIVFK, encoded by the coding sequence TTGAAAAAATTTATAACTTTGCTTTTTTTGCTGATTTTTACCGGATGTGCGATAAATGAGCCACTTAGAAACAGAACTTTAAACGATGAAAAAATCGCTATCATCGACACCAAAACCAACAAATCCATACCATACTCAACTTTTATCGATAAAATTCAAAAGCACAATATCATCTTGCTTGGCGAATACCACGAAATTCCAAACCACATGGCAATGGAAGTTAGGATATTTAAATCCTTAAATGAGTTGCAAAATTTAGATGTTGTTTTTGAGATGTTAAGCAGCGATAAACAGGCTAAAATCAATGAAGCAAAAGCAAAACAAATCTTGCCAAACGAGCTTAAAAATGCCATAGATTGGGATGAAAAGTGGGATTATCGAAATTATGGCGAGCTGGTTGAGAGCGTGTTTTACTCAAACTCAAATTTAATAGCTGGAAATTTAAGCAAAGATGAGATAAATACGATTTTTAACGGTGCGTTGCCCATATATGGGAAATTTTCTACCACAGATGAGATAAAAAAAGCTTTGAAAACTTTTGTAGCCACATCTCATAAGTTAGAAAATGATGAGAAAAACTCGGCACTTTTGGATAAATTTATTCAAGTTCAGCTTTATAAAGATAGGCGAATGGCAGATAAACTGGTTCACTCAAAAACAAAATCGCTTCTTATAGCTGGGCAAATTCACGCTTCTAAAACTGTTGGCGTTTATAATCATATTTTGGATTTTGACCTAAAAAAAAGCGTTGTTTCTGTTATGCTTGGCGATGAGAAAAGTTTTGATTTACTAAACGCTCAAGACGCTATCAAGGCGTTTTGCGATTATTATATTGTATTTAAATGA
- the polA gene encoding DNA polymerase I has translation MKTLTIIDTFGFFFRLYYAMSGLKTKDGKPSGMVHGFANFILNLQNEFKSDYIIFALDSKGKTFRSQIDPNYKMNRQAPPEALKAQLPVCIDMIEKMGFCAIGVDGYEADDIIASAVKSLKDEDIFINVVTHDKDLYQLIVDGKVAIYSPAKKELYDSAGCFEKYGVYPPQVRDFLAICGDASDNIPGVKGIGDKGAKKLLSQFKDIEEIYENLDKVLNERTRNLLIDGKENAFLSKKLATLYKELEIPSLETAKFPQSNPLANVKELLEEYSLSRILAILDTPKVEKTTKFEPILLTDESELERLLLDISSDTIVAFDTETTGLDSKSAKIVGFSFCFNEQKAYYVPINHSYLGVEKQISSEFAKWAIAQIYKGKVVGQNLKYDFAIIWHNFGLMPPKEYADTMILAWLSEPGSSVGMDALAKRLYDYDTIKFESVVKKGENFSNLDIKEAAKYASEDAWITLKFYFTYQKILATKLLELANELEFPFIKVLLDMEETGIAMDANALRKMIEKLDTSLKTLTNEIYELTNERFNINSTKQLGEVLFDRLSLPSQKKTKTGYSTDESVLSAIVDTHPVIPKLLEYRELYKLQSTYTQPLLNLALKDEKHRIYTSFLQTGTATGRLSSKNPNLQNIPARGSLAKQMRACFVASDGYSFVGLDYSQIELRLLAHFSKDPTLIKAFEDGEDIHARTAVSIFGESNPQNRAIAKSINFGLIYGMGSSKLSREINVSRNEAKEYIERYFAAFSTIKEFLEGIKTTSKEQGYTQTILGRRRYFDFANANPMQLAMYEREAVNTVFQGSAADIIKMAMVKIQPHLNDDARLLLQIHDELIFEVKDEKIDEFGKFAKETMEQIYKLNVLLITSLSSAKNWGDLK, from the coding sequence ATGAAAACATTAACGATAATTGACACTTTTGGCTTCTTTTTTAGGCTTTATTATGCGATGAGTGGGCTTAAAACAAAAGATGGAAAACCAAGCGGAATGGTACACGGCTTTGCAAATTTTATCTTAAATTTACAAAATGAGTTTAAGAGTGATTATATAATTTTTGCGCTTGATAGCAAGGGGAAAACCTTTAGAAGCCAGATCGATCCAAACTACAAAATGAACCGACAAGCCCCACCAGAAGCGCTTAAAGCACAACTTCCAGTCTGTATTGATATGATAGAAAAAATGGGATTTTGCGCAATCGGCGTTGATGGATACGAAGCTGATGATATCATCGCAAGTGCGGTAAAATCGCTAAAAGATGAGGATATTTTTATAAACGTTGTAACGCATGATAAAGATTTATATCAACTTATCGTTGATGGAAAAGTTGCCATTTACAGCCCTGCAAAAAAAGAGCTTTATGACAGTGCTGGATGTTTTGAGAAATATGGCGTTTATCCGCCACAAGTTAGGGATTTTTTAGCTATTTGTGGGGATGCGAGTGATAACATCCCAGGCGTTAAAGGTATCGGCGATAAGGGAGCTAAGAAGCTTTTAAGCCAGTTTAAAGATATCGAAGAGATATATGAAAATTTAGATAAAGTTTTAAATGAACGAACTAGAAATTTGCTAATTGATGGCAAAGAAAATGCCTTTTTAAGCAAAAAACTTGCCACTTTATATAAAGAGCTTGAAATTCCAAGCTTAGAAACTGCAAAATTCCCACAAAGCAATCCTTTAGCAAATGTAAAAGAGCTTTTAGAAGAGTATTCGCTGAGTCGAATTTTAGCCATTTTAGACACGCCAAAAGTTGAAAAAACTACTAAATTTGAGCCGATTTTACTAACCGATGAGAGTGAGCTAGAAAGACTACTTTTAGATATCTCATCAGACACAATCGTAGCGTTTGATACTGAAACTACTGGACTTGATAGCAAAAGTGCAAAGATAGTTGGCTTTTCGTTTTGCTTTAACGAGCAAAAAGCCTACTACGTGCCTATAAATCACAGTTATTTAGGTGTAGAAAAGCAAATTTCATCTGAATTTGCAAAATGGGCGATAGCCCAAATTTATAAAGGCAAGGTTGTTGGGCAGAATTTAAAATATGACTTTGCGATAATCTGGCATAACTTTGGACTTATGCCACCAAAAGAGTATGCCGATACGATGATTTTAGCGTGGCTTAGCGAACCAGGAAGTAGCGTTGGAATGGACGCTTTGGCAAAACGGCTTTATGATTATGATACGATTAAATTTGAAAGTGTGGTAAAAAAAGGTGAGAATTTTTCAAATTTAGACATCAAAGAAGCAGCCAAATACGCTAGCGAAGATGCGTGGATAACTTTGAAATTTTACTTTACATATCAAAAAATTTTAGCTACAAAACTGCTTGAGTTAGCAAACGAGCTTGAGTTTCCATTTATAAAAGTGCTTTTAGATATGGAAGAAACCGGCATCGCAATGGACGCAAATGCGCTTAGAAAGATGATAGAGAAACTAGATACAAGTTTAAAAACGCTAACAAATGAAATTTATGAGCTAACAAACGAAAGATTTAACATAAATTCCACAAAACAGCTTGGCGAAGTGCTTTTTGATAGACTTTCGCTTCCATCGCAAAAAAAGACAAAAACAGGCTATAGCACCGATGAAAGCGTGCTTAGTGCGATAGTTGATACTCATCCAGTTATACCAAAACTACTTGAATACCGCGAGCTTTACAAGCTTCAAAGCACATACACTCAGCCGCTTTTAAATTTGGCTTTAAAAGATGAAAAACACCGCATCTACACTAGCTTTTTACAAACAGGAACTGCAACAGGCAGGCTTTCAAGTAAAAATCCAAATTTGCAAAACATCCCAGCGCGCGGTAGTTTGGCAAAGCAGATGAGAGCGTGTTTTGTAGCAAGCGATGGATATAGCTTTGTTGGGCTTGACTACTCGCAAATTGAACTTAGACTACTAGCGCATTTTAGTAAAGATCCTACGCTAATTAAAGCATTTGAAGATGGCGAGGATATCCACGCAAGAACGGCTGTGAGTATATTTGGCGAGAGTAACCCGCAAAACAGAGCTATCGCAAAGAGTATAAATTTTGGACTGATTTATGGTATGGGTTCAAGTAAATTATCACGCGAAATAAATGTCTCAAGAAATGAGGCAAAAGAGTATATAGAGCGCTATTTTGCGGCGTTTTCAACGATAAAAGAGTTTTTAGAAGGGATTAAAACCACTTCAAAAGAGCAAGGCTATACGCAAACTATTTTAGGTAGGCGAAGGTATTTTGACTTTGCAAATGCTAACCCGATGCAGCTTGCGATGTATGAAAGAGAGGCGGTAAATACGGTATTTCAAGGAAGTGCGGCAGATATTATAAAAATGGCAATGGTAAAAATTCAACCACATTTAAATGATGATGCAAGGCTACTTTTACAAATTCACGATGAGTTAATCTTTGAAGTAAAAGATGAAAAAATAGATGAATTTGGTAAATTTGCAAAAGAGACGATGGAGCAAATTTATAAACTAAATGTTTTGCTTATCACAAGCTTAAGTAGTGCGAAAAATTGGGGCGATTTGAAGTAA
- the rarD gene encoding EamA family transporter RarD, with amino-acid sequence MKIKPNAKIGLFYGVASFTMWGLFPVYFKLLSNVGATEGLAHRLFWSVIFLYFFIVFTHKTKSLTRILHKRKLVKKLLISGVFITLNWGIYIYAVFSSQILEASLGQLINPLFFMFLGAIFLKERLNLAAKISIFIVFVAIAIQIYALGKIPFISIFLPASFAIYGLLKKRLQIPPMEGLFIETMMFLPLTLGYVIYLEFSGVGSFTHGYTWILLILSGLVTIVPMITFNIAAKHLSLSTLGFLQYTTPTIGVFLAVLAYGEHLNNAKIASFILIWISIAIVSFDSYHRHKKHKPNA; translated from the coding sequence GTGAAAATAAAGCCAAATGCCAAAATAGGGCTATTTTATGGAGTTGCCTCGTTTACTATGTGGGGGCTTTTTCCGGTTTACTTTAAGCTTCTTTCAAACGTTGGAGCAACAGAAGGCTTGGCGCATAGGCTTTTTTGGTCGGTTATTTTTTTGTATTTTTTTATAGTTTTTACGCATAAGACAAAAAGCTTAACGCGGATTTTACATAAAAGAAAGCTAGTAAAAAAACTTTTAATCTCAGGAGTTTTTATAACGCTAAATTGGGGAATTTACATTTATGCTGTTTTTAGTAGCCAAATTTTAGAAGCGAGTTTGGGACAACTTATAAACCCGCTTTTCTTTATGTTTTTAGGAGCTATTTTTTTAAAAGAGAGACTAAATTTAGCAGCTAAAATTTCCATTTTTATCGTTTTTGTAGCTATTGCTATCCAAATTTATGCACTTGGTAAAATCCCTTTTATCTCCATCTTTCTTCCAGCGTCCTTTGCTATATATGGGCTTTTAAAAAAACGTCTTCAAATACCGCCGATGGAGGGGCTTTTTATAGAAACTATGATGTTTTTACCACTTACTTTAGGTTATGTTATTTACCTAGAATTTAGCGGCGTTGGCAGTTTTACTCACGGCTATACATGGATTTTGCTTATACTAAGTGGCTTAGTAACGATAGTGCCGATGATAACTTTTAACATAGCAGCCAAACATCTAAGCCTAAGCACTCTTGGTTTTTTACAATATACCACTCCAACTATCGGAGTTTTTTTAGCGGTTTTGGCATATGGCGAGCATCTAAATAACGCTAAGATAGCAAGCTTTATACTTATTTGGATAAGTATAGCTATAGTTAGTTTTGATAGCTACCACAGGCATAAAAAGCACAAACCAAACGCCTAA
- a CDS encoding molybdopterin guanine dinucleotide-containing S/N-oxide reductase, translating to MSDTNLSRRSALKTIGALAALPLFMQTELFSSQNASKGFTLITNGEVITAAHWGVLKLSIKDGKIVDSKPLSKTSDIKNPLQDYTAELVYAKDRIKYPYVRKSYLQNPDDPKRELRGADEWVRVEYKDAIKLIAKELKKTRKERGADGIFAGSYGWKSSGNVQNSRILLHRFMNLSGGFVGSLGDYSTGASQIIMPHVVGSIEVYEQQTSWPLILEHSDVVVIWGANPIATLRIAWTVSDEQGFKYFEELKKSGKKLIFIDPVKNETCQYLNAQWIAPNPNTDVAMMLGMMYELYKTNSYSKEFLENYTTGFDKFLPYLLGDSDKTPKTPEWAAKICGVDAKTIKTLAHTFYDNKTMIMSGWGMQRAHHGEQPHWALVTLCSMLGQIGTKGGGFGLSYHYSNGGVPTAKAGIVGGISSGTSTGGTGQSWLQKSAQFAFPVARIAEALLNPGKTIDHNGKKITYPDIDFVYWVGGNPFVHHQDTNTLVKAWKKPRTVVVNEIYWTPTARMADIVMPTTTSYERDDISMLGDYSNLGIAPMKQAVKPVGESKDDFEIFTDLAKEFDIEKEYTEGKTALEWIEQFYTAAYEQAKKMQLAELNGVEMKPFKEFWTENKPVYFMPTQESEAYVRFADFIEDPILNPLGTPSGLIEIYSETIEKMKYDDCHAHATWFEPIEWLGMKDKPAQFHMITSHPTDRLHSQLNNVSLRDKYAVAGREPIWINPKDAKAKGIKDGDLVRVFNARGQILAGAVLTDDVKEGVVKLSEGAWYDPANPKEDNTICKNGSANVLTIDIPTSKLANGNISHTLLVNIEVYKEKAPELSIFKHPDLKA from the coding sequence ATGTCAGATACAAATTTATCAAGAAGAAGCGCTTTAAAAACTATAGGCGCATTAGCTGCTTTACCGCTTTTTATGCAAACAGAGCTTTTTTCTAGTCAAAATGCTAGCAAAGGTTTTACACTAATAACAAATGGCGAAGTTATAACAGCGGCTCACTGGGGCGTTTTAAAGCTTAGTATAAAAGATGGCAAGATAGTAGACTCAAAACCACTATCTAAAACTTCAGATATCAAAAACCCTTTACAAGACTACACAGCAGAGCTAGTTTATGCAAAAGATAGGATTAAATATCCATATGTTAGAAAAAGCTACTTGCAAAATCCAGATGATCCAAAACGCGAGTTAAGAGGCGCTGATGAGTGGGTGAGAGTAGAGTATAAAGACGCTATAAAACTTATAGCAAAAGAGCTTAAAAAAACAAGAAAAGAGCGTGGGGCTGATGGAATTTTTGCTGGAAGTTATGGTTGGAAAAGTTCGGGAAATGTTCAAAACTCAAGAATTCTTCTTCATAGATTTATGAATTTAAGTGGTGGATTTGTTGGAAGTTTGGGGGATTACTCAACTGGAGCAAGTCAGATTATAATGCCTCATGTCGTAGGCTCAATAGAAGTTTATGAGCAACAAACATCATGGCCTTTGATACTTGAGCACTCTGATGTCGTAGTTATATGGGGAGCAAATCCTATAGCAACTTTAAGGATAGCGTGGACAGTTAGCGATGAACAAGGATTTAAGTATTTTGAAGAGCTTAAAAAAAGTGGCAAAAAGCTTATATTTATCGATCCAGTTAAAAACGAAACTTGCCAGTATCTAAACGCGCAGTGGATAGCACCAAACCCAAATACCGATGTTGCTATGATGCTTGGTATGATGTATGAGCTTTATAAAACAAACTCATATAGCAAAGAGTTTTTAGAAAACTACACAACTGGTTTTGATAAATTCTTGCCTTATTTGCTTGGCGATAGCGATAAAACTCCTAAAACTCCAGAGTGGGCGGCTAAAATTTGTGGCGTTGATGCAAAGACTATAAAAACACTAGCCCATACTTTCTATGATAATAAAACTATGATAATGAGCGGTTGGGGTATGCAAAGAGCTCATCATGGCGAGCAACCACACTGGGCGTTAGTTACACTTTGTTCTATGCTAGGACAAATCGGAACTAAAGGTGGTGGATTTGGTTTGAGTTATCACTACAGTAACGGTGGTGTTCCAACAGCAAAAGCTGGCATAGTAGGTGGCATTAGTTCTGGTACTTCAACCGGTGGAACAGGTCAAAGCTGGCTACAAAAATCAGCGCAATTTGCCTTCCCAGTTGCTAGAATCGCAGAAGCCTTGCTAAATCCAGGCAAAACAATCGATCACAATGGTAAAAAAATAACTTATCCAGATATTGATTTTGTATATTGGGTCGGCGGGAATCCATTTGTTCATCATCAAGATACAAACACACTAGTAAAAGCATGGAAAAAACCACGAACAGTTGTCGTAAATGAAATTTACTGGACTCCAACAGCAAGAATGGCAGATATCGTTATGCCAACAACAACAAGCTACGAAAGAGATGATATCTCTATGCTAGGGGATTACTCAAATTTAGGTATAGCGCCGATGAAACAAGCTGTTAAGCCAGTTGGTGAGAGCAAAGATGACTTTGAGATATTTACTGATTTGGCTAAAGAATTTGACATAGAAAAAGAATACACCGAGGGTAAAACTGCGCTTGAGTGGATAGAGCAGTTCTACACAGCAGCTTACGAGCAAGCTAAAAAAATGCAACTTGCAGAGCTAAATGGCGTTGAAATGAAACCATTTAAAGAGTTTTGGACTGAAAACAAACCAGTTTATTTTATGCCAACTCAAGAGAGTGAGGCTTATGTTAGATTTGCCGATTTTATCGAAGATCCTATACTAAATCCACTTGGAACGCCATCTGGACTTATTGAGATTTATTCTGAGACGATTGAGAAGATGAAGTATGATGACTGCCATGCTCACGCTACATGGTTTGAGCCGATTGAGTGGTTGGGTATGAAGGATAAACCAGCGCAGTTTCACATGATAACATCTCACCCAACAGATCGTCTTCACTCACAGCTAAATAACGTATCTTTAAGAGATAAATACGCTGTTGCTGGTCGTGAGCCTATATGGATAAATCCAAAAGATGCAAAAGCAAAAGGCATAAAAGATGGCGATTTGGTTAGGGTATTTAACGCTCGTGGTCAAATTTTAGCCGGAGCGGTTTTAACTGATGATGTTAAAGAGGGCGTTGTTAAGCTTAGCGAGGGAGCGTGGTATGATCCAGCAAATCCAAAAGAGGATAACACGATTTGTAAAAATGGTTCAGCAAACGTGCTAACTATCGATATCCCAACATCAAAACTAGCAAATGGAAACATCTCACATACGCTTTTAGTAAACATAGAAGTTTATAAAGAAAAAGCGCCAGAGCTTAGTATTTTTAAACATCCAGATTTAAAGGCGTAA
- a CDS encoding sodium-dependent transporter: MERNFKTRWGFIIACVGSAVGMANVWGFPYKLGSNGGAAFLIVYLFFIALFSYVALSAEYAIGRRAKTGTLGSYEYAWKSRNLGKVGKILGWLPLAGSMCIAIGYAVIIAYVFKALFQALTGSLMSVDTNTWFESFALSDYSVVPFHFIIVVGTLLTLFFGAKSIEKTNKIMMPLFFILFAILAVRVATLDGAFAGYKFLFTPEWSKLKDPMVWISAMGQAFFSLSITGSGMIVYGAYLSKKEDIVDSAKKTAFFDTIAAMVAALVMIPAVFAYHMDQAAGPKLLFVTLPKILQDMPGGQIFAIILFTAVIFGGITSLQNMFEAVAESIMHKFPQIKRIPMLIILCVICFGVGVNMEAISSWGPWMDYVSIYIIPIGAVIGAISWFWILKKGELLDEINTGSKTHYGNLWYNIGRFVYVPLALVLCIVALSMKIAF, from the coding sequence ATGGAACGAAATTTTAAAACTCGCTGGGGCTTTATCATCGCTTGTGTAGGCTCGGCTGTTGGCATGGCAAATGTTTGGGGCTTTCCTTATAAGCTTGGAAGTAACGGTGGGGCGGCATTTTTGATAGTTTATCTGTTTTTTATAGCGCTTTTTTCTTATGTAGCACTCTCAGCTGAATACGCCATCGGAAGAAGGGCAAAAACTGGAACTCTAGGTTCATATGAATACGCGTGGAAATCACGAAATTTAGGCAAAGTTGGCAAAATTCTCGGCTGGCTTCCTCTAGCTGGTTCAATGTGTATCGCCATAGGATATGCTGTAATTATCGCTTATGTTTTTAAAGCACTCTTTCAAGCACTCACCGGCTCACTTATGAGTGTTGATACAAACACTTGGTTTGAAAGTTTTGCACTAAGTGATTACTCAGTCGTGCCATTTCACTTTATTATCGTTGTTGGCACGCTTTTGACGCTTTTTTTTGGTGCAAAAAGTATCGAAAAAACAAACAAAATCATGATGCCACTATTTTTTATACTATTTGCTATCTTAGCAGTTCGCGTAGCAACGCTTGATGGGGCGTTTGCTGGGTATAAATTTTTATTTACGCCTGAGTGGAGCAAGCTTAAAGATCCGATGGTTTGGATATCTGCGATGGGGCAAGCGTTTTTCTCACTTTCAATTACCGGCTCTGGAATGATTGTTTATGGTGCGTATCTATCTAAAAAAGAAGATATTGTAGACTCTGCTAAAAAAACAGCGTTTTTTGATACGATTGCGGCGATGGTTGCAGCGTTAGTTATGATACCAGCAGTATTTGCTTATCATATGGATCAAGCAGCAGGTCCAAAACTACTTTTTGTAACATTGCCAAAGATTTTACAAGATATGCCTGGTGGGCAAATTTTTGCTATTATACTTTTCACCGCTGTGATTTTTGGCGGTATTACATCGTTACAAAATATGTTTGAAGCAGTCGCTGAGTCAATCATGCATAAATTCCCACAAATCAAACGAATTCCTATGCTTATCATCTTATGTGTGATTTGTTTTGGAGTTGGGGTAAATATGGAGGCGATTTCAAGCTGGGGTCCTTGGATGGATTATGTTTCGATTTATATTATCCCGATTGGTGCGGTTATCGGTGCGATTTCATGGTTTTGGATACTTAAAAAAGGTGAATTGCTAGATGAGATAAATACAGGCTCAAAAACTCACTATGGAAATTTGTGGTATAACATCGGAAGATTTGTCTATGTCCCACTAGCGCTTGTTTTGTGCATAGTGGCTCTTAGTATGAAGATAGCTTTTTGA